CTCACGTTGAGCCATCTAAAACTTTCAATTCTACGAAGTGGGAAGGAAGGGCTCAGAAGTGTTTTGACTGAAAAAGTCAATGGGAAACCCAGGGTAACAGCAACCTCAAGAGTAACAGATGAACTTTTCAGCTACTtaggaaacaaaaattgatataGCATTTGAATACGTGTTAGAGTGGAAGCTTATGGCTAAATTATTGCATTTTGCAGTGAATGGCTTGAATCTTTTATTCCAATTTCATAGCAATAAACATAGGTTCTCAAAATGTCGCTGCACAAGGTTAACAAGAGCCCCAATAAAAAAGAGCATTGATGAGGCTTAAGCTTAATTTGTTGTTGAGTGAAAATGGCCCACACACCTTTGGAAGATTCACTGTTTCACTTAATGAAGGTAAAACACATCACTGTACCGTTTCTTGTTCCCCAATTTCTTACTTTCTTGATACCTCCCTGAACTGGGTGATGCATAAGAGTGAAGTCTCCTTTCTTCTTTTAAAGAGATGCCAAATAGTAGCCAGGTAATTCAGGTAATTCCATAAAAAAGCTGCAAAAGTACACATACCTGACCGTTGCTGAGTAATCAGCACAAAATCATTGCCACTACTCTTATTAGGTTTTCTGATTCTTGTTGAGATTTCCGAATTTCTCGTGTTGTTCTTCAGGCTGTCTATTCCCTACTACATACCGAACGCTCTTGACTTCTATACGTCACAGTCACTTCAAAACTCCAGTAGATTCCAGTTCGGCTCCCTCACATCGTGCAACAGTGTGACTTTCAAATTCTGCGACAGTTCAATCTCTCAAATGGTCagtgacccctacttttctttccagaaactTATTTTATTCACAGCTATCTCCATattgtccaaaaatgaacaaaacgtCAATATGGCAAGCTTtaaaaacttttaagttttctGTCCACAAAACATCGAATTCTGCCATCTCGCGGCTGCAAGGTGTGGGACATGATGGACGTTAAATGTGAACTTTTTCTTTGAGGAACCTCAACAGTTGACTAAATTCACTTAAcaggtccacttaaacaatattTGGCAGAGAAAATCTCACTTCAAAGAtctaattattgtaatatttttgggcttacagacactGTGGCATATTCACTAACAATGCACGATTTTTTCAGATATAGGATGTTCTTCCCggcatgttctctccaaaacgatgttggtgaccccccattttttacatttctgacaaaagTAGCTCATCATCTTACAGTAGtaaaaattttagaaaaaaatcaAGGCTAGAAAATTTTTGCGTGAATGTCCTTCATGGTGATATCCATGCTGTtatctacggtggcccacaactgtcacggcaAAACAAACAAGCTCACAGCAAAACCAAGAAGCTCGATCATGGCAAAACCAAACACTAGAGGAAGGTGTTGTATCCATGGGTCCTGGACACTAATTGTGCGCGCAAAGGTCTTTGGGGTtaaatccaacatggctgcaTCGAGTTCtcaaatgttttgtttaaattgtggGGCTGAAGCTGTTCCAAAAGCAAACTTTTGTACTAGATGTGGTCAAGGTAACATCTTCCAAGCTTATTTTGAGTACTTAAAAATGGAAGAATTGATGAATACTCGTTAAATTAAACGTGTGTTTTACCTTTGCTTTTGAGGATTTGCTTCGACCTCATCAGCTCAGTCAGGAATTGTAGAGGATGTAAAAGGTAATAACCTCTATGAAGGCCATACTTGTTTGCCAAAAGATGCATATGGAAGACATGACGGAAGATTCGTCATCATGAATCGTTATATAGCTACATGAAAGTGATACAGGAGTTTTTTGGTGGAAATTGGATTAACTTTTGCGCGTTGATCATCACAGAAGTAGTCCAGAATTTTGAGTCACGCTTGTGAAATTGTCCTGTATGCGTGTGATCGACGTTTTCGATCTGCAGGCGTGTGACACAGGCAAAATGCGTGTTAGTTGGCAGGTATATCTTATTTCCTCTTACCAAGTGTATTACCAAGTATTATCTCCACCAAATGCAATCCACTGTTGCGAATGCCCCCACACGTTGTGATCCATGATAAGCCCACAGTTAAAATTCCACCCACTTTTAATCGTCCTGAAGAGAAACTGGCACAGTTTACAAGCAGGGAAGACCTATTAAGATCTCTTTGGAGTTCTGTGGATGAATTTGATCAGTTCTTTCTTGTTGTCAGGAGAGGGTCATCTTTCCAGAGGCAACTTAAGATTTGGCAGCGCGAGTCAAAGAGAAGCTCTCCTGAATAGGTCCTGAGGGTTCACTTTGCAGGGGAAGATGGCATTGACTCTGGTGCAATGGCAAAAGAATTTATAGCATGTACAATGCTTGAAATTGAAAAGCAATTTTTCCCTGCTGGTGTCCATGTACATTCCATGTTGCTTGTTCATGATGGTTTTTTTCTTGCATGTGGGCAAATTGTAGCAGTGAGCCTTGTCCAAGGAGGTCCTCCTCCACTTTTTCTAACTGAGGGCTCATTTCAATTGCTGGTCAGTCCCAATATTGACATTAATGAATTGAAGGAAGACTTTCACTTGACCTCTGATGAAAAAGAGAGGATCCAGCTCACCATCAGGATACCATTTTTGAACATGGATACACTGGTGTCATTGATGCAGATCACATAAATGATTTAACTGCTACAGTAATGGTTAGTCTTCTCAGTAGAAGGGCCTTGTTTCTAAAGGAATTTGGAAAAGGCCTTGAGCTCTTTGGTTTAGCAAGTCTAGTGAGGGGAAATGCTGGTCTTTGTAAGTCGCGCTTTGTGAAAGATTCTAAGGCAAATATTGTTGATGCAAACTATATTGTTTCAGTGTTAAAGCATATTTATTCGCAAGAAGGAACCTCAAGGAGAATAAACTTCATTGACAACTTTCAAGATTTTCTCATGAGGCTTGAGGATGAAAACATGATCGGGTACTCTGAAATGCTGGCTTGGAATGCTGAAGACAAACTACAGGATAGAGAACCACCAGACACACACGAGGAAAGCCCAGAGAACATTCATTCTGCAGTCCTTACACCAGCAGGTGTGTTAGGATGGCTCACTGGCCTGGGAAAACTGTCACATTTCCAgtccaacaaaacaaacaaacaactttaTTCACTCTTGTACacatatgtatatgtataaataaataaccaTTGGAAAGAACTACAAAAATATACAATTATTGAGTCTGGAGGCTAACTAACTGAGTAGTTTTCGAGTTAGCCCCCAGTTACTTTAAGTTTCTTACATAAAGATGGAGATCAGAACTAGAAAATAAACTAATCAATGTAGAACAGAAGAGAGGAAGAGTTTAGGACAAAGTTTCAGAATGTTGTTCTGACAGCAgataatgttttaatttttttgaaaaattgaagaCATTTAGGCTTTTTAAGTCTACTGGGATATTATCCCAGAGAACAGATGCAGCAAAAGCTACTGTTTGTTTTCCAGAGTTAGTTTGCTCTTTAGGTTTATATAAATTCTGTTTGGAAACATATCTGGTGTTATACCCATGAATACTACTTGCATATTGAAAATAACTTTGAAGCAGGACTGGCAGCAACCCTTTATGCCAAAGATGCGTGAATTTTAGAATATACAGTCGATAGATATTATTTACTGTTAGAACATCAAGAAGGTTGAGCAGAGGAAGGGCACTTTCTGTTGATTTACCTAATGTACGTGCGAAAAATATCAGCCTTATAGCattgttttgtttagtttggaTTTTCTTTATATGAGATTTGTACGCACTACCCCATGCGTAAGAGATGTAAGGGTAAATGATACTATAATAAATTTGTCTCATCTGAGGGAGAGTTAAGAAATGCCTAAGTTTAGCTATTATCCCTTTGCTGTGGGAAATTCGTCATGTGACATAGGATATCTGATGTTTAAAGGATACTGTGTCAAGAAGCATGCCTAGGTATTAAACTCGGTCTTTACGCTCCAGCAAATAACTCGCACCGTCTACACTTTCTATCTTAATATTTACTGCCAGATCTCTCTTCCTGGGAGATTTGACAATCATGAAATTAGTTTTAGAAACATTAATTGATAACTTATTAGCACCGCACCAAATGTTAACGTTCTTCAATTCATTGTTAATCAATTGTTCCAGGGTCTTAAGGTCTCGTGCTGAGGCAAAAACATTCGTGTCATCTGCAAATAATCTAAAAAAAAGTAGTCTGGAACAATTAGGTAAATCATTGATGTAGATCAGAAACAAAACTGGTCCGAGCGAGCCTCCCTGGGGAATGCCACAAGTAACTGCTTGCCTTGAAGACACAGTATTTCCCACCGCAGTATACTGTTGCCTTTTTGTTAAGCAGCTGGTGAAAAGTTGAAGAGGTATCTCTCTTATTCCATactgttctattttttttaacagaatgCTATGATTgacagtatcaaaagctttgGAGAAGTCTAAAAGAACCCCACGTGTATACAGGTTATTGTCAATAGACTTACGTAGGTTATCAGCAATTTCAGCTACAGCCTGTGCCGTAGAATGCCCCTTTCTAAATCCAAATTAATACTGGTAGAAAATACTGTGCCTCTCCAAGTAATTCACCAGCTGCTCGCACattaatttttccaaaatttgttttAGGGCTGAAAGTGTAGAAATAGGACGACAGTTTGAAGGATCGAGGTTGTTACCTCCTTTGTCAACTGGCGTGACTCTGGAAATTTTAAGCCTATCTGGAAATATACCGAGCTGCAGTGAATTATTAGAAACTATCGTCAAGGCTTCTTAAATATGATTGGCGGCAAGTTTGAGACATTTTCCGGGAATACCAATCGTCGATTTCTCCACTATCAGATTCATAATTTTGTCGTAAACTTCACATTCGCAAATACCGCGAAAcacaaaacttttcaaaaaagATCTTTGGATGTACACTAATGGATCAATGTCACTTGCTGGTAATTTATCTGCCAAGGTTTCACCTACGCTCACAAACTAGTTATTTAGCTGATTGCAAATACTTTGTTTATCTGAATAGAGTCTGTTATTATATAATATCTTTTTAATCGGCATTTGAGAATTAGTGTTCCTTGTATCTATTAATGATCCAATGATCTTCCAAGTGCCCTTGATATTATCTCTATTCAATTAAATTTCGAAAAGGCTGAAGAGTTTGCACGCATCTTCCTAATGGCATATTGTAAGGGTCAGGGTTTTGGGAGACGATGAGTGCAAAGCTGACAGTAACATTGGCCATACTGGTAGTGTTATGTGCCCTTGaagataataatattaagttTATTCTTATATAGCCCATTCCACAAAACACTCTCAACGGACTTTACAATGAAACtatataaatacaataaaaatgcgTATAGAGTAAAATAAGTTCTAAAACTTAAATGTTTACATATAGATAGTAAAAAGATAagtgaagaaaaattttaaaagttcacatccttattgaataaaaatgtctAAAGATCTTTCTTAAAAATGTCAACTGAAGTTGTTATGATATCTAGAATTTTCTGGAGTTAAGAACGTTCTGGAATCTCCGAGTTCTTGATTAAGTCATTAGTCGCTATTGATAGCCTGTTACGTAATTCTCGTGCTACTAGAAGTTTCTGGAAACTCTTGTAATAACCTATATAAGCAAACTGAGGTTTAGtctgttttatatatatatatatagttaataCTGTATTCTAAACGTGTTATCTGGAGTGATTAAAGACTGTTGTGTTGTCGCGAGACTCGACTCTCTTGCATCTCGTAAACAACCGACGAAAACTTGGTGTCAGAAGTTAAGTGCAACCCACAAGCTTTATCTTTGTCACTGGAACTATTCTCGTGATGTCTGTGAGTGAAAGTGGTCAAGCATCTGGCTCAAGCGCACCTGCACCACTTTACAGTTCTACAATACCGTTAGCTAAACCTCCAGATCCTCTTAACCTAGAAGACAGATCACGAAGAGGTGATAATTGGTTACTATTTAAGAGAACATGGCAGATCTATGAACAAGCAACCGGGATCAATAAACAAGAAGGTCCAGTTCGCGTTGCCCATTTTCTGAATGTTATTGGAAGAGAAGGTGTTCAGATGTTTGATACCTTTACCTTCGATGAAGCCAGTCATGAAAGTGCCGACAATTTGGATCA
This window of the Acropora muricata isolate sample 2 chromosome 14, ASM3666990v1, whole genome shotgun sequence genome carries:
- the LOC136898112 gene encoding uncharacterized protein, encoding MAASSSQMFCLNCGAEAVPKANFCTRCGQGFASTSSAQSGIVEDVKGEDGIDSGAMAKEFIACTMLEIEKQFFPAGVHVHSMLLVHDGFFLACGQIVAVSLVQGGPPPLFLTEGSFQLLVSPNIDINELKEDFHLTSDEKERIQLTIRIPFLNMDTLVSLMQIT